A section of the Humulus lupulus chromosome 2, drHumLupu1.1, whole genome shotgun sequence genome encodes:
- the LOC133819712 gene encoding protein BLISTER-like: MASAQVLTNSVTSSKKQGHLEAGKRRLEEFRKKKAAERAKKTPSTSQNQTSELNANEKQPLETEHERATDTSGAGTSDGHGNTVTETASVVLNNNENLIDSFQKSEQVSINASHRNQFLSNDYSSLSLDQTLKHASSEESKRFGDLGFGGPVDVSQSHGKKGNSNDLENYTGGLVRFPYGTPGQSIALHSQGSQDFESSVSQLGIHQNDESHSKEKLSEDYAISNTGSSHVSVSSSSPQNSIGTVQQSETSNVSGSKSSSLYEDLIRPTTNRTGNMLSSGNFRDPIFPKSGKENISSSVIGLSGMDNGAGQTFGASFPSDLRSSSNHVPLYPVTNEASSRRSRSSFLDNLNVLRESSGTHLEQDEHIKDSFNSNSLKSKSMDILGSSPFDKPSTYSESLGPLSKLDSHSNSYAFESSMSSVSDSIVSDLPKPSVYENGMERKHDFYLPKQNEDFTALEQHIEDLTQEKFSLQRALEASRALAESLASENSSLTDTYNQQRGVVDQLKSDMEKLQEEIKAQLMELEAVKNEYTNAHLECNAADERSKLLASEVISLEEKALRLRSSELKLERQLENSQAEISSYKKKLSSIERDRMDLQSTIDALQEEKKLLQSKLRKASTSGKSVDVTQSSTHKKDESTSTEDLENEDTITNTSNQEVQDTSFIGIDASNFSMLPDNGYSNIPPDQMRMIQNINALIAELAMEKEELVQTLASESSHCSQLKELNYELTRKLEAQTQRLEFLTARSMANENISARQPDSQDVRENIQYADEGDEVVERVLGWIMKLFPGGPSKRRTSKLI, from the exons AGAAGACGCCATCAACCAGCCAGAACCAGACTTCTGAACTCAATGCAAATGAAAAACAACCTTTAGAAACTGAACACGAACGAGCTACAGATACAAGTGGAGCTGGGACATCAGATGGACATGGAAACACTGTTACTGAAACTGCATCTGTAGTATTAAACAATAATGAAAATTTAATTGATTCTTTCCAGAAAAGCGAGCAAGTTTCTATAAATGCCAGCCACCGTAATCAGTTTTTAtctaatgattatagttcattgtCTTTAGATCAGACCCTAAAACATGCAAGTAGTGAAGAATCTAAGAGATTTGGTGATTTAGGTTTTGGTGGACCTGTAGATGTTAGTCAAAGCCATGGTAAAAAAGGGAACAGTAATGATCTGGAGAATTATACTGGAGGCTTAGTTAGATTTCCATATGGGACACCTGGCCAGTCCATTGCTTTACACTCACAAGGCAGTCAAGATTTTGAAAGCAGTGTTAGTCAACTTGGTATCCATCAGAACGACGAATCCCACTCAAAAGAAAAGTTATCTGAGGATTATGCAATTTCAAATACTGGTTCTTCTCATGTTTCTGTTTCAAGTAGCTCACCTCAAAATTCTATTGGCACAGTACAGCAAAGTGAAACTAGTAATGTCAGTGGCTCCAAATCATCTTCCCTGTATGAAG ACCTGATTCGCCCAACCACAAACAGAACTGGAAATATGCTCAGTAGTGGGAACTTCAGGGATCCTATTTTTCCCAAATCAGGCAAAGAAAACATTAGTAGCTCTGTTATTGGTCTATCTGGTATGGACAATGGGGCTGGCCAAACATTTGGTGCGAGTTTTCCATCTGATTTGCGAAGTTCTTCCAATCATGTACCGCTTTATCCGGTGACAAATGAAGCTAGTTCGAGGAGATCTCGTTCATCCTTTCTTGATAATCTTAATGTTCTTAGAGAATCTTCTGGAACTCATTTGGAACAAGATGAACATATTAAAGATTCATTTAATTCCAACAGCTTGAAATCAAAGAGCATGGATATCCTAGGATCGTCTCCTTTTGATAAGCCATCCACATATTCTGAAAGTTTAGGTCCACTTTCAAAGCTTGACTCCCATAGCAATTCATATGCATTTGAATCTTCAATGAGTTCAGTTTCTGATAGTATCGTGAGTGACCTGCCAAAACCATCTGTATATGAAAATGGCATGGAGAGGAAACATGATTTTTACTTACCTAAGCAGAATGAAGACTTTACAGCTCTGGAACAG CATATTGAGGATTTGACACAAGAAAAATTCTCCTTGCAACGTGCACTTGAGGCCTCTCGCGCTTTAGCAGAGTCATTGGCTTCTGAAAATTCTTCTCTTACAGACACATATAACCAACAG AGGGGTGTTGTTGATCAACTAAAATCTGACATGGAAAAGTTACAAGAGGAAATCAAGGCCCAATTG ATGGAACTTGAGGCTGTTAAAAATGAATATACAAATGCACATCTAGAATGTAATGCTGCTGATGAGCGCTCTAAGTTATTGGCTTCAGAAGTAATCAGTTTAGAGGAGAAG GCACTTAGACTGAGATCTAGTGAGCTAAAGCTTGAGAGGCAATTGGAGAACTCACAAGCTGAAATATCTTCATACAA AAAGAAATTGTCTAGCATAGAGAGGGATCGTATGGACTTGCAGTCAACTATTGATGCTCTTCAGGAAG AGAAAAAGCTGTTGCAGTCCAAGTTACGCAAAGCTTCCACTAGTGGAAAATCCGTTGATGTTACCCAGAGTAGTACACATAAGAAAGATGAATCTACTTCTACCGAAGATTTAG AAAATGAAGATACCATTACCAATACCTCGAATCAAGAAGTGCAGGATACATCTTTTATTGGAATTGATGCCTCCAATTTTTCAATGTTGCCTGACAATGGCTATTCAAATATACCTCCTGATCAGATGAGAATGATTCAAAACATTAATGCATTAATTGCAGAG TTGGCTATGGAGAAGGAAGAGTTGGTTCAAACTTTGGCGTCTGAGTCATCTCATTGTTCTCAGTTGAAG GAGTTGAACTATGAGTTGACCCGAAAACTCGAAGCTCAGACTCAGAGATTAGAATTTTTGACTGCTCGAAGTATGGCTAATGAGAATATCTCTGCAAGACAACCTGATTCTCAGGATGTCCGTGAGAACATTCAATATGCCGATGAAGGTGACGAG GTGGTAGAGAGAGTGTTGGGATGGATTATGAAGCTGTTTCCAGGAGGACCATCAAAACGAAGAACCAGTAAGCTGATTTGA